One region of Triticum aestivum cultivar Chinese Spring chromosome 6B, IWGSC CS RefSeq v2.1, whole genome shotgun sequence genomic DNA includes:
- the LOC123138449 gene encoding pathogenesis-related protein PR-4-like — protein sequence MATEIAATGARMPVSVLVLVALVVVCLSANGAAAQQASGVAATYNLYSPEKINWDLHGASVFCATWDADMPLAWRQRYGWTAFCGPAGAHGQPSCGRCLQVTNRATGARAVARVVDQCGNGGLDLDAAVFQQIDTNGGGAANGHLVVDYEFVGCQD from the exons ATGGCAACAGAGATCGCGGCCACTGGCGCAAGAATGCCGGTGTCTGTGCTGGTTCTCGTGGCATTGGTCGTGGTCTGCCTGTCCGCCAACGGGGCGGCGGCGCAGCAGGCGAGCGGCGTGGCTGCAACGTACAACCTGTACAGCCCAGAGAAGATCAACTGGGACCTGCACGGCGCCAGCGTCTTCTGCGCGACGTGGGACGCCGACATGCCGCTGGCGTGGCGGCAGAGGTACGGCTGGACGGCGTTCTGCGGCCCCGCCGGCGCGCACGGCCAGCCGTCCTGCGGCCGCTGCCTCCAG GTGACGAACAGGGCGACGGGGGCGCGGGCGGTGGCGAGGGTGGTGGACCAGTGCGGCAACGGCGGGCTCGACCTTGACGCCGCCGtgttccagcagatcgacaccaaCGGAGGCGGCGCCGCCAACGGCCACCTCGTCGTCGACTATGAGTTCGTCGGCTGCCAAGACTAA